Proteins co-encoded in one Cupriavidus metallidurans CH34 genomic window:
- a CDS encoding ATP-dependent helicase, producing the protein MSNRAAYLQAAEELRDNPGQWAAYESRGHCVVLAGPGSGKTKTLTTKMARLLAEDVAEPRGVACITYNNECARELEARLSSLGVEPGGRVFVGTVHSFSLTQVILPYAKVAGLGLPDDFRVATNAEALAALDDAAQVAMGAVPNLQTIRSQMGSYRRSILNRDSDLWRDTNPRLARLAEAYEAELRVRGLIDFDDMPLLAVRALRENPWLQTALLAKYPVLVVDEYQDLGAALHRMVMGLCFSAGMRLFAVGDVDQSIYGFIGAQPQMLQRLAEREDVEIIRLQLNYRSGHRIVAASGAVLGVDRGYAAVDGAPQGEIFFHSLGGSYEVQARRLMTDLLPAAMAREPGVRYDEIAVLYPAAWIGNAVAEAARHAGVPFIRTDGNALYPRSSRLMQWLELSAQWCCGGWRTGSPRFSQLVSEGRRLFGDAIRAELDAAAFHRALVACLWEMRRPDMVLYDWLQRFKRTVLDQHAQLSPNLRDELNILGSFLERVSPDADYAEMTVAEFAGEHTFDRLMLSTLHSAKGREFRFVFLFGIDHGRLPRNGARPDEINESRRLFYVGISRARTEVHIAYTHGNSSIFVDELQARLN; encoded by the coding sequence GTGTCTAATCGCGCCGCCTATCTTCAAGCTGCCGAGGAGCTTCGCGACAATCCTGGGCAGTGGGCAGCTTACGAGTCGCGAGGACACTGTGTAGTCTTGGCTGGTCCTGGTAGCGGCAAGACGAAGACTCTCACTACCAAGATGGCACGGCTTCTCGCAGAGGACGTAGCCGAGCCGCGGGGTGTCGCATGCATTACGTACAACAACGAGTGTGCTCGTGAGCTAGAGGCACGACTTTCTTCGCTAGGCGTAGAGCCAGGCGGGCGTGTTTTCGTAGGAACTGTGCACTCATTCTCGCTTACGCAGGTGATCTTGCCCTACGCGAAGGTGGCGGGTTTGGGATTACCAGATGACTTCCGTGTCGCCACCAATGCGGAAGCGCTTGCGGCTCTGGACGATGCGGCCCAAGTTGCCATGGGTGCGGTTCCCAATCTGCAAACCATACGCTCGCAAATGGGGAGCTATCGTCGCTCAATCCTTAATCGGGACAGCGACCTATGGCGGGATACGAATCCTCGTTTGGCAAGGTTGGCTGAGGCCTATGAGGCCGAGCTCCGCGTTCGTGGGCTCATTGACTTCGATGACATGCCTCTTCTCGCAGTTCGTGCGCTGAGAGAGAACCCTTGGCTTCAGACAGCATTGCTTGCGAAATACCCTGTCCTGGTCGTTGACGAGTATCAGGACCTCGGTGCGGCTCTGCACCGCATGGTTATGGGCCTCTGCTTTAGTGCTGGTATGCGGCTTTTCGCAGTGGGAGATGTCGACCAGTCGATTTACGGCTTCATTGGAGCTCAGCCGCAAATGTTGCAGCGTCTGGCCGAGAGGGAGGATGTGGAGATCATTCGCCTTCAGCTCAATTATCGGAGCGGACATCGAATCGTGGCCGCGTCTGGCGCTGTTCTTGGGGTGGATCGCGGGTACGCGGCGGTGGACGGGGCGCCGCAGGGTGAAATTTTCTTCCATTCCCTCGGGGGTAGCTACGAGGTGCAGGCTCGTCGTCTCATGACCGACCTCCTTCCCGCCGCTATGGCGCGTGAGCCAGGTGTTCGCTACGACGAAATTGCCGTCTTGTATCCCGCCGCCTGGATTGGCAATGCTGTCGCAGAGGCGGCGCGCCACGCCGGAGTTCCGTTTATTCGGACGGATGGTAACGCTCTATATCCCAGGTCGAGCCGGTTGATGCAATGGTTGGAACTGAGCGCTCAATGGTGTTGCGGAGGGTGGCGGACTGGTAGCCCACGGTTTTCCCAGTTGGTATCGGAGGGGCGAAGGCTGTTCGGGGACGCCATCCGAGCAGAATTGGACGCAGCGGCATTTCATCGAGCGCTAGTGGCTTGTCTATGGGAGATGCGAAGACCCGACATGGTGCTCTATGACTGGCTACAGCGATTCAAGCGCACCGTGTTGGACCAACATGCCCAACTATCGCCGAACCTGAGGGATGAGCTCAACATCCTGGGTTCGTTTCTGGAGAGAGTCTCGCCGGATGCCGACTACGCGGAGATGACTGTTGCGGAGTTTGCCGGCGAACATACATTCGACAGGCTGATGCTGTCCACGCTTCACAGCGCAAAGGGCCGAGAGTTTCGCTTCGTATTTCTGTTTGGGATTGATCACGGGCGATTGCCACGGAATGGCGCCAGACCTGATGAGATCAATGAAAGTCGTCGGCTATTCTATGTGGGCATAAGCCGAGCAAGAACAGAGGTCCACATTGCCTACACACACGGCAACTCGTCAATCTTCGTGGATGAGCTTCAAGCGCGGTTGAACTGA